One genomic segment of Marinitoga piezophila KA3 includes these proteins:
- the deoC gene encoding deoxyribose-phosphate aldolase, with product MDLKNIIQKEIERYNKEFKMPENDISLTPEDVAKYIDHTILKATTTPEDIKRICKEAKDYNFFSVCVNPVYVPLAKEELKGSEVKVATVIGFPLGANPIDVKAYETDIALNDGADEFDMVLNVGMLKAGEYDYIYNEIKAVVEAAQGKTVKVIIETCYLTTEEKIAACVISKEAGAHFVKTSTGFGTGGATAEDVALMKFVVGDALKVKASGGVRSFEDALKMIKAGAERIGASSGVKIVSGEKAEGTGY from the coding sequence ATGGACTTAAAAAATATCATACAAAAAGAAATTGAAAGGTATAACAAAGAATTCAAAATGCCTGAAAACGATATCTCATTAACTCCTGAGGATGTTGCTAAATATATAGACCATACAATACTAAAAGCAACAACTACACCAGAAGATATAAAAAGAATTTGTAAAGAAGCAAAAGATTATAATTTCTTCTCAGTTTGTGTAAATCCTGTATATGTTCCTTTAGCAAAAGAAGAACTAAAAGGTTCTGAGGTTAAAGTTGCAACTGTAATAGGATTCCCTTTAGGTGCAAATCCAATTGATGTAAAAGCATATGAAACAGATATTGCATTAAATGATGGTGCAGATGAATTCGACATGGTATTAAATGTTGGAATGCTTAAAGCCGGAGAATATGATTACATATATAATGAAATAAAAGCTGTTGTTGAAGCTGCACAGGGAAAAACTGTAAAAGTTATTATAGAAACATGCTACTTAACAACAGAAGAAAAAATTGCTGCATGTGTAATTTCCAAAGAAGCTGGAGCTCATTTTGTAAAAACATCTACAGGTTTTGGAACAGGTGGAGCAACAGCAGAAGATGTAGCTTTAATGAAATTTGTAGTTGGTGATGCATTAAAAGTAAAAGCATCTGGCGGAGTAAGAAGCTTTGAAGATGCATTAAAAATGATAAAAGCTGGTGCAGAAAGAATTGGAGCAAGTTCAGGAGTAAAAATAGTATCTGGCGAAAAAGCTGAAGGTACTGGATATTAA
- a CDS encoding FAD:protein FMN transferase: protein MLKKNPYNFLKNKGILYSVIAGIAIILTLFLIFHKPLPQYYSKKDFALGTWVNVKVAGNKINSEKLADIAFDEMKRIERKFSKNIKGSVIWELNEKRSIIADKETLFLMKAAINYADLTGGAFDPAIGALVKLWGFDDMNSPKRVPSKDEINNALKGISYKFIKIEGNKISLLNDETMIDLGGIAKGYAVDMAINKIKSLDPKATGFIDAGGDIGIIGPKFNRFPWVIGIRDPDGNPYDIKLQIYLKEGAIVTSGNYERYFEKDGVRYHHLIDPKTGYPANFYKSVSIISDSAMKADAMSTAIFILGDKLPDIDSMMQYDIQIYGITSDNKIIKTTGFDYYLKK, encoded by the coding sequence TTGCTTAAAAAAAATCCCTATAATTTTTTAAAAAACAAAGGTATATTATATTCCGTCATAGCAGGAATTGCAATTATCCTCACACTGTTTTTGATATTTCATAAACCTTTACCACAATATTATTCCAAAAAGGATTTTGCCCTGGGAACATGGGTTAATGTAAAGGTTGCAGGAAATAAGATTAATTCCGAAAAATTAGCCGATATCGCATTTGATGAAATGAAAAGAATAGAAAGAAAATTCAGCAAAAATATAAAAGGTAGTGTTATCTGGGAATTAAATGAAAAAAGAAGCATTATAGCAGATAAAGAAACATTATTTTTAATGAAAGCTGCTATAAATTATGCTGATTTAACAGGAGGGGCATTTGATCCAGCAATAGGTGCTCTTGTAAAATTATGGGGATTTGATGATATGAACAGTCCGAAAAGAGTTCCTTCAAAAGATGAAATAAATAATGCTTTAAAAGGTATCAGCTATAAATTTATAAAAATAGAAGGAAATAAAATTTCATTATTAAACGATGAAACAATGATTGATCTTGGCGGAATAGCAAAAGGATATGCTGTTGATATGGCAATAAACAAAATCAAAAGTCTCGATCCAAAAGCAACAGGTTTTATAGACGCCGGTGGAGACATTGGAATAATAGGTCCAAAATTTAACAGATTCCCATGGGTAATTGGAATAAGAGACCCTGATGGAAACCCTTACGATATAAAATTGCAGATATACTTAAAAGAAGGCGCAATAGTAACCTCAGGGAATTACGAACGATATTTTGAAAAAGATGGTGTAAGATATCATCATTTAATAGATCCAAAAACTGGATATCCCGCAAACTTCTATAAAAGCGTTTCAATAATATCCGACAGTGCAATGAAAGCTGATGCAATGTCAACTGCAATATTTATCCTTGGAGATAAATTACCCGATATAGACTCAATGATGCAATATGATATACAGATATACGGAATTACATCTGATAACAAAATAATTAAAACTACAGGTTTTGATTATTATTTAAAAAAGTAA
- the rbfA gene encoding 30S ribosome-binding factor RbfA, protein MAKEFRREMIESEIMKIINTNVSNLRDPKIQGKLISATRVELSRDKSYADIYVSVFGGDADEIIAVLEKAKGFFKSIIGRNIRMYKIPELRFHKDTGIEESIKIHKLLDEISQNKGEENE, encoded by the coding sequence ATGGCTAAAGAATTTAGAAGAGAAATGATAGAATCAGAAATAATGAAAATAATAAATACAAATGTTTCAAATTTACGAGACCCTAAAATACAGGGAAAATTAATTTCAGCCACAAGGGTAGAATTATCAAGAGACAAATCATATGCAGATATATATGTTTCTGTATTTGGTGGTGATGCCGATGAAATCATTGCTGTTCTTGAAAAAGCAAAAGGATTCTTTAAAAGCATAATTGGTAGAAACATTAGAATGTATAAAATTCCAGAATTAAGATTTCATAAAGACACCGGGATTGAAGAAAGCATAAAAATTCATAAATTACTAGATGAAATATCTCAAAATAAAGGTGAAGAAAATGAATAA
- the truB gene encoding tRNA pseudouridine(55) synthase TruB: MNNGFLLVDKPEGITSHDVVNEIRKIFSTKKVGHSGTLDPFATGLLIIGVNKGTRLLEYLQHQDKVYHVKAKLGIITDTFDITGKITEKNEFTDSEIEKLEDTIISFIGKYKQVPPMYSARKYKGKKLYELAREGKIIKMPPKEVEIYDIWNISIKDHGEFEFTCKVSSGTYIRSLIMDIGYKIGCGAVTTELRRLNVGKFSIDKAVELEKISSENLIPLLDVLDFPKVILNNEGIENVKHGRQIVVDNIIKFEDFKKDTLVSLIDNKNNLLAIAKAERNSSFINTLINQNRNERVFKLKKVFI, encoded by the coding sequence ATGAATAATGGATTTCTTTTGGTTGATAAACCAGAAGGAATAACATCACACGATGTTGTAAACGAAATACGAAAAATCTTTTCAACTAAAAAAGTTGGGCATTCTGGAACATTAGACCCTTTTGCAACTGGATTATTGATAATTGGAGTAAATAAAGGAACCAGACTTTTAGAATATTTACAACATCAGGACAAGGTTTATCATGTAAAAGCAAAATTAGGAATAATAACAGATACGTTTGATATCACCGGTAAAATCACAGAAAAAAATGAATTTACAGATTCTGAAATAGAAAAACTTGAGGATACAATAATATCATTTATTGGAAAATACAAACAGGTTCCACCAATGTATTCTGCACGAAAATACAAAGGAAAAAAATTATACGAATTAGCCAGAGAAGGTAAAATAATAAAAATGCCACCCAAAGAGGTGGAGATTTATGATATCTGGAACATATCCATAAAAGACCATGGAGAATTTGAATTTACCTGCAAAGTTTCATCAGGAACATATATCCGTTCATTAATAATGGATATAGGATATAAAATAGGATGTGGAGCAGTAACCACAGAGCTCAGAAGATTAAATGTGGGCAAATTCTCAATAGACAAAGCTGTTGAATTGGAAAAAATATCTTCAGAAAATTTAATTCCTTTATTAGATGTTTTAGATTTCCCAAAAGTTATTCTAAACAATGAGGGTATTGAAAACGTAAAACATGGTCGTCAAATTGTTGTAGATAATATTATAAAATTTGAAGATTTTAAAAAGGATACCCTTGTTTCGCTAATTGATAATAAAAATAATCTACTGGCCATAGCAAAAGCAGAAAGAAACTCTTCATTTATAAACACCCTTATTAATCAAAATAGAAATGAAAGGGTTTTCAAATTAAAAAAGGTATTTATTTAA
- a CDS encoding HDOD domain-containing protein has protein sequence MANPTMKEILKKLSELPTPDFIIQRIMDIASNPTSNTKELEKAVLQSPPLVAKILKLCNSAYYALPRKITKISQAINILGFKTVRNLAMGIFVADSFFRRDFDFLDSKKFWQHSIAVAIASEQLAQIVNYPDKEEIFLSGMLHDLGKIAMGIVTPETVEMILNVSEYKKVSFSRAEQMLNVMSHTTLGKTLFENWNLPENVVYTAEFHNDPEKLQIDSFIMNVYIVHLANSTINTIYYGYSGSYDIPVPSDVVWNKFNMTATKYLEFLKNLEQKLEESNDFMNLDSFLESDTETEEDNNG, from the coding sequence ATGGCTAATCCTACAATGAAAGAAATTTTAAAAAAATTATCCGAACTCCCAACACCTGATTTTATAATTCAACGAATAATGGACATAGCTTCCAATCCAACCTCAAATACCAAAGAACTGGAAAAAGCTGTTTTACAATCGCCACCACTGGTGGCAAAAATTTTAAAATTATGTAATTCTGCGTATTATGCATTACCACGAAAAATTACCAAAATTTCTCAGGCTATAAATATTTTAGGATTCAAAACCGTTAGAAACCTTGCTATGGGAATATTTGTCGCTGATTCTTTTTTCAGACGCGACTTTGACTTTCTTGATTCAAAAAAATTCTGGCAGCACAGTATAGCAGTTGCCATAGCTTCTGAACAACTTGCTCAAATTGTAAATTATCCTGACAAAGAAGAAATATTTTTAAGTGGGATGTTACATGATCTTGGTAAAATAGCTATGGGTATAGTAACCCCTGAAACAGTAGAAATGATATTAAACGTATCTGAATACAAAAAAGTTTCTTTTTCAAGGGCAGAACAAATGTTAAACGTAATGTCTCATACTACCCTTGGAAAAACCTTATTTGAAAATTGGAATTTACCGGAAAATGTTGTATATACTGCAGAATTCCATAACGATCCAGAAAAACTTCAAATAGATTCATTTATTATGAACGTATATATTGTACATCTTGCCAATTCAACCATAAATACTATTTATTACGGATACTCTGGAAGTTACGACATACCTGTTCCATCAGATGTCGTCTGGAACAAATTCAACATGACAGCAACAAAATACCTTGAATTTCTAAAAAATCTCGAACAAAAACTTGAAGAATCAAATGACTTCATGAATCTTGATTCATTCCTTGAAAGCGATACAGAAACGGAGGAGGATAACAATGGCTAA
- a CDS encoding HD domain-containing protein: MTRDEAIQLLKEQVKSDNLIKHCLAVGAIMKGLAKELEEDPDRWEIIGILHDLDYEFTKDNPEIHAKKTVEMLGDKLSEEEKNAILAHNDHAPLNSKMDFALYAADPISGLVTAAVLVRPDKKIEGLKVKSLKKKFKDKSFAAGANRENIRKIEEIGIELNRFFEISIESMKEIAEELEL; encoded by the coding sequence ATGACAAGAGATGAAGCCATACAGTTATTAAAAGAACAGGTAAAAAGCGATAATTTAATAAAGCACTGTTTAGCAGTTGGCGCAATAATGAAAGGTCTCGCAAAAGAATTAGAGGAAGATCCAGATCGATGGGAAATAATTGGTATATTACATGATCTTGATTATGAATTCACTAAAGATAATCCAGAAATACATGCAAAAAAAACAGTTGAAATGCTGGGAGACAAATTATCAGAAGAAGAAAAAAACGCTATACTCGCACACAATGATCATGCTCCATTAAACTCAAAAATGGATTTTGCATTATATGCAGCAGATCCAATTTCTGGACTGGTAACAGCTGCAGTTTTAGTAAGACCTGACAAAAAAATTGAAGGATTAAAAGTAAAATCTTTAAAGAAAAAATTTAAAGACAAATCATTTGCAGCTGGTGCCAATAGAGAAAATATCAGAAAAATCGAAGAAATAGGTATAGAATTAAACAGATTTTTTGAAATATCCATAGAATCTATGAAAGAAATAGCAGAAGAACTTGAATTATAA
- a CDS encoding NusG domain II-containing protein codes for MKKDIIFVGIIILISIITIFLQNTLKNTLKGAKVYISGKEVMEITRPGTYTIKDDKGVYKMKVIFDGSKIKAIDSTCALKICEHTGWVDNASQEIICIPNKIVIKPIGKEKNTGVDVISW; via the coding sequence ATGAAAAAAGATATAATCTTTGTAGGAATTATAATACTAATATCAATAATCACAATATTTCTTCAAAACACATTAAAAAATACATTAAAAGGTGCCAAAGTATATATTTCCGGCAAAGAAGTAATGGAAATAACCAGACCGGGAACATATACAATTAAAGATGATAAAGGCGTCTATAAAATGAAAGTAATCTTTGACGGTTCAAAAATCAAAGCAATTGATTCAACCTGTGCCCTAAAAATTTGCGAACATACAGGGTGGGTTGACAACGCTTCACAGGAAATAATATGCATTCCAAATAAAATCGTGATAAAACCAATTGGAAAAGAAAAAAACACAGGAGTTGACGTAATTTCATGGTGA
- a CDS encoding sensor histidine kinase: protein MEQKDLILETYSKISDLVMEISSLKDLSQIENSINTLVNRILTVNNAYFLKPTEKGFEEVNNKNVPEEIMDLVSWAAKSLKISVFPLEEGGSALIIPFSRSQKLLLIYACETDTEEISNEATVFLNIMSFLTATIIENLELYEEILKTNEIIESNRKFLNQILDSMISGLAVYDNEYKELFRNKNFEKFEQEYGKKLIEFIKEELVKLEIFGEKITKEKEFDEHFLSIDLLRTEEDNYLVIISDITGTKELERLRKLDQMKTEFLSTVSHELRTPLAAIKAYSESIVESLDFMDTETLKDFMETILNEANHLQNLLDEILDFSRLEMKSINIKKEEFSLNELIDEVYSSNKSKAESNDVKLYKVLPKENIIVNLDRTRVKQILSNLIDNAIKYSDKRKDLKFVKITLQDRGDKVWILVEDNGIGIPKEHHEKIFEKFYRVDSSLTYEVSGTGIGLSVVKELVEMQGGKIWLKSVENKGTRFYIEFDKGK, encoded by the coding sequence ATGGAACAAAAAGACTTAATTCTGGAAACATATTCCAAAATTTCTGATCTTGTAATGGAAATAAGTTCTCTAAAAGACCTTTCCCAAATTGAAAATTCCATTAATACACTGGTAAATAGAATATTAACAGTAAATAATGCATATTTCTTAAAACCGACAGAGAAAGGTTTTGAAGAAGTAAACAACAAAAACGTTCCGGAAGAAATTATGGATCTTGTATCCTGGGCTGCAAAATCATTAAAAATATCAGTATTCCCGCTTGAAGAAGGCGGGAGTGCTTTAATTATCCCATTTTCACGATCCCAAAAATTACTGCTGATATATGCATGTGAAACTGATACAGAAGAAATTTCAAATGAAGCAACTGTATTTTTAAATATAATGAGTTTCTTAACAGCAACAATAATTGAAAACCTTGAATTATATGAAGAAATACTAAAAACAAATGAAATAATTGAAAGCAATAGAAAATTCTTAAACCAAATCCTTGATTCAATGATTAGCGGTTTAGCAGTATATGATAATGAATACAAAGAATTATTTAGAAACAAAAATTTTGAAAAGTTTGAACAGGAATATGGAAAAAAGTTAATAGAATTCATAAAAGAAGAATTGGTAAAATTAGAAATATTTGGAGAAAAAATTACCAAAGAAAAAGAGTTTGATGAACACTTTCTTTCAATAGATTTGCTAAGAACCGAAGAAGATAATTATCTTGTTATTATATCGGATATAACTGGAACAAAGGAATTGGAACGTTTAAGAAAATTAGATCAGATGAAAACAGAATTCTTATCTACTGTATCTCATGAATTGCGAACACCTTTAGCAGCTATTAAAGCTTATTCTGAATCAATTGTAGAAAGTTTAGATTTCATGGATACAGAAACCTTGAAAGATTTTATGGAAACAATACTAAATGAGGCAAATCATCTACAAAACCTATTAGATGAAATCCTCGATTTCTCAAGACTTGAAATGAAGAGTATAAATATTAAAAAAGAAGAATTTTCATTAAATGAATTAATTGATGAAGTATATTCCTCAAATAAATCAAAAGCTGAAAGCAATGATGTTAAATTGTATAAAGTTTTACCAAAAGAAAATATAATTGTTAATCTCGATAGAACAAGAGTAAAACAAATACTGTCTAATTTAATAGATAACGCCATAAAATACAGTGATAAAAGAAAAGATTTAAAATTTGTAAAAATAACCCTACAGGACAGGGGAGATAAGGTATGGATACTCGTAGAAGATAATGGAATTGGAATTCCAAAAGAACATCACGAAAAAATCTTCGAAAAATTCTATAGAGTTGATTCATCATTGACATATGAAGTTTCTGGAACAGGAATAGGGTTATCTGTTGTAAAAGAACTTGTTGAAATGCAGGGAGGAAAAATCTGGCTAAAAAGCGTTGAAAATAAGGGAACCCGTTTTTATATAGAATTTGATAAAGGAAAGTGA
- a CDS encoding Gx transporter family protein: MVKNNIPKQAILIALASAVYYVESLVPFPIPLPGARWGFSNFAVLYSIVEDKNLKNALYIAIFKSILGSLLSGKFLSPTFFMGFSGSVIATLIMYLALKTKKFGIIGISESGAIFNNITQVTFGWLFIIKSAGIYWYLPQMILIGTFSAIANAIVVKSALRSVKP, translated from the coding sequence ATGGTGAAAAACAACATACCCAAACAGGCTATACTAATTGCATTAGCATCCGCAGTATATTATGTTGAATCATTGGTTCCTTTTCCTATTCCTCTTCCTGGCGCTCGCTGGGGTTTTTCTAATTTTGCAGTATTATATTCAATAGTAGAAGATAAAAACTTAAAAAATGCTTTGTATATCGCCATTTTTAAATCCATACTTGGCTCATTGCTTTCTGGAAAATTCCTATCTCCAACATTCTTTATGGGATTTTCAGGAAGTGTTATTGCAACATTAATAATGTATTTAGCATTAAAAACAAAAAAATTTGGTATAATAGGAATAAGTGAAAGTGGTGCAATATTCAATAACATAACTCAGGTTACATTTGGATGGTTATTTATAATAAAATCTGCAGGAATATACTGGTATTTACCACAAATGATACTAATAGGAACATTCTCAGCAATTGCAAATGCAATAGTGGTAAAATCTGCACTTAGGAGTGTAAAACCGTGA
- the radC gene encoding RadC family protein, which produces MSELPREKLLKYGPKNLTIDELLAIIIRKGTKDKNVFQLSKEITEKYSLKDLFYMNVNQLSQIKGIGKVTAITLKAVFELGIRFHKEALKKENIKLDSPDKVYDLIYDRFIFEDRENVLCISLNSKLNPISIDTISIGTANHSILHPRDIFKTAIKNNAISIILIHNHPSGDSTPSMQDYDITEKIEKSGELLGIKLSDHIIIGKSEYYSFKLGRKVIRNG; this is translated from the coding sequence ATGTCTGAACTACCAAGAGAAAAACTCTTAAAATATGGTCCAAAAAATTTGACTATTGACGAATTATTAGCTATAATAATAAGAAAGGGAACAAAAGATAAAAACGTATTTCAACTATCAAAAGAAATTACAGAAAAATATTCTTTAAAAGATTTATTTTATATGAATGTAAATCAATTGAGTCAAATAAAAGGAATTGGAAAAGTTACTGCAATTACCTTAAAAGCTGTTTTTGAGCTTGGAATAAGATTTCACAAAGAAGCCCTAAAAAAAGAAAATATAAAATTGGATTCTCCTGATAAAGTCTACGACTTAATATATGATAGATTTATATTTGAAGACAGGGAAAATGTACTATGCATATCATTAAATAGCAAACTAAATCCTATATCCATTGATACAATAAGTATAGGAACAGCAAATCATTCAATATTACATCCAAGGGATATATTTAAAACCGCAATAAAAAATAATGCAATTTCAATTATATTAATTCATAATCATCCTTCAGGAGATAGCACTCCAAGCATGCAGGATTATGATATTACTGAAAAAATAGAAAAAAGCGGTGAATTATTGGGAATAAAATTGTCGGATCATATAATTATAGGAAAATCAGAATACTACAGCTTCAAACTGGGAAGAAAGGTGATAAGAAATGGATAA
- a CDS encoding nucleoside triphosphate pyrophosphatase, producing the protein MKKIILGSASPRRKELLSKLGIEFEIRVSNIKEISQKNTPVEYAIDLSKQKAQSIEINENELLITADTIVAFENKILGKPKDKKDAFNMLRMLSGKKHEVITGITFKENNSIYSIYDITEVYFHHLNDSIIQYYIENYSPLDKAGSYGIQDFAGVFIEKINGDYYNVMGLPINKIFWYLYEKGVLNV; encoded by the coding sequence GTGAAAAAAATAATATTAGGCTCTGCCTCTCCGAGAAGAAAGGAACTGCTTTCAAAACTTGGAATAGAATTTGAAATTAGAGTTTCAAATATAAAAGAAATAAGTCAAAAAAACACCCCTGTAGAATACGCAATAGATTTAAGCAAACAAAAAGCACAAAGTATTGAAATAAATGAAAATGAATTATTGATCACTGCAGACACAATTGTAGCATTTGAAAACAAAATCCTGGGAAAACCAAAAGATAAAAAAGATGCATTTAATATGCTAAGAATGCTTTCAGGAAAAAAACATGAAGTAATAACAGGTATTACATTCAAAGAAAATAATTCTATATACTCAATATATGATATAACCGAAGTATATTTTCACCATTTAAATGATAGCATTATACAATATTATATTGAAAACTACTCCCCGTTAGACAAAGCAGGAAGTTATGGTATTCAGGATTTTGCTGGTGTTTTTATAGAAAAAATAAATGGTGACTATTACAACGTTATGGGATTACCAATAAACAAAATTTTTTGGTACTTATATGAGAAAGGAGTTCTAAATGTCTGA
- the amrA gene encoding AmmeMemoRadiSam system protein A, translating into MEGKHPYVKWAIEVIENYIKYGKKIEIRDNLPDDLLNKRAACFVTLHKLNGDLRGCIGTIEPVYDNLAIEIRENAIAAATRDYRFNPVTADELDDIMVSVDVLSEPEYVESEEDLDPEIYGVIVVSGWKKGVLLPALDGVNTVEEQLRIAKLKAGIFSEPYEIYRFTVERYF; encoded by the coding sequence ATGGAAGGAAAACATCCTTATGTAAAATGGGCTATAGAAGTTATTGAAAATTACATTAAATATGGGAAAAAAATCGAAATAAGAGATAACCTTCCAGATGACCTATTAAACAAAAGAGCTGCATGTTTTGTAACTCTTCATAAATTAAACGGAGATTTAAGGGGTTGTATAGGAACAATAGAACCAGTATATGACAATCTTGCAATAGAAATACGAGAAAATGCAATTGCTGCAGCTACAAGAGATTACAGGTTTAATCCTGTTACAGCTGATGAACTCGATGACATAATGGTAAGTGTTGACGTATTAAGCGAACCTGAATACGTTGAATCAGAAGAAGATTTAGACCCGGAAATATATGGTGTAATAGTTGTTAGCGGCTGGAAAAAAGGAGTTTTACTACCAGCACTTGATGGCGTAAACACTGTTGAAGAACAATTAAGAATTGCTAAATTAAAAGCTGGTATCTTCTCAGAGCCATACGAAATATATAGATTCACAGTGGAAAGATATTTCTAA
- the amrS gene encoding AmmeMemoRadiSam system radical SAM enzyme, whose translation MKEALYYKTLENNKVQCTLCPHNCIIKNSSTGICRVRKNVDGKLYTLNYGEITAIANDPIEKKPLFHFHPGENIISIGTWGCNFRCKFCQNFEISQESPWKIYKLTPQDILNLLLENHAKMLAFTYSEPNIWYEFVLDTAKLVKKHGIKTVMVTNGYISEKPLMELLPYIDAMNIDLKGFNNEFYAKIIGGKKEPVMNTIKLAYNFISDVEITTLIVTEGNDDEREFTELVKWISSISKNIPLHISRYYPVYKYNKPPTPIETLKKFYEIARKHLNFVYLGNVRDKQYESTYCPYCKTMLIKREGYNIEILNVDEKGRCKNCLKKIPIIF comes from the coding sequence ATGAAAGAAGCATTATATTATAAAACACTTGAAAATAATAAAGTTCAATGTACATTATGTCCTCACAATTGCATAATAAAAAACAGCTCTACAGGAATATGTAGAGTGCGTAAGAATGTTGACGGAAAATTATACACATTAAACTATGGTGAAATAACAGCAATTGCAAACGATCCTATAGAAAAAAAACCCCTTTTTCATTTCCATCCAGGCGAAAACATAATATCAATAGGTACATGGGGATGTAATTTTAGATGTAAATTCTGTCAAAACTTTGAAATCTCCCAGGAATCCCCATGGAAAATCTATAAATTAACTCCACAGGACATTCTGAATCTTTTACTGGAAAACCATGCAAAAATGCTTGCATTTACATATTCAGAACCAAATATATGGTATGAATTTGTTCTCGATACTGCGAAATTAGTAAAAAAACACGGAATAAAAACCGTAATGGTAACCAACGGTTATATCTCAGAAAAACCTTTAATGGAATTATTACCCTATATAGATGCAATGAATATAGACTTAAAAGGATTCAATAATGAATTCTATGCCAAAATAATAGGCGGAAAAAAAGAACCTGTAATGAACACAATAAAATTGGCATATAATTTTATCTCAGATGTTGAAATAACAACACTTATAGTCACAGAAGGAAATGATGATGAAAGAGAATTCACAGAACTGGTAAAATGGATTTCCAGCATTTCAAAAAATATACCTTTACATATCAGCAGATATTATCCTGTGTATAAATACAACAAACCACCTACACCAATTGAAACACTTAAAAAATTCTATGAAATAGCCAGAAAACATTTAAATTTTGTATATCTTGGAAATGTCCGGGATAAACAATACGAATCAACATACTGTCCATATTGTAAAACCATGCTTATAAAACGCGAAGGATATAATATCGAAATACTAAATGTTGACGAAAAAGGAAGGTGCAAAAATTGCTTAAAAAAAATCCCTATAATTTTTTAA
- a CDS encoding DUF1667 domain-containing protein encodes MNSSQNLAKDLVCVRCPIGCKVHVEYTQNMEIINISGNRCPRGKEYAIQEIKDPHRILVTSIKVKNGKYPLASVKTTEAIPLRLFEEAMKEINKIEVEAPVKRGDIVIEGFMNTSANLIITRTVEKE; translated from the coding sequence ATGAACTCATCTCAAAACTTGGCTAAGGATCTCGTATGTGTTAGATGTCCAATTGGTTGTAAAGTACATGTTGAATATACTCAAAATATGGAAATAATAAATATCTCAGGAAACAGGTGTCCTCGAGGTAAAGAATATGCTATTCAGGAAATAAAAGATCCTCATAGAATACTCGTAACAAGTATAAAAGTTAAAAATGGAAAATATCCTCTCGCTTCTGTAAAAACAACTGAAGCAATTCCTTTAAGATTATTTGAGGAGGCTATGAAAGAAATAAACAAAATTGAAGTTGAAGCTCCTGTAAAAAGAGGCGATATAGTAATAGAAGGCTTCATGAACACATCTGCAAATCTTATAATAACAAGAACTGTAGAAAAGGAGTAG